The Planifilum fulgidum genome has a segment encoding these proteins:
- a CDS encoding YjiH family protein: MEKTAPEKVHSPERSFRPSDVAKLILFSAVGLFMFFVPIPLGGTSSIPLDHLVTGIRNDLGPAVPYYALLVILLGAVYPFVRGTWKKNRVELVFSILKVLGLITAIMLVFDFGPKWLFDPDLGPFLFEKLVIPVGLLVPVGSVFLAMLVGYGLLEFVGVFLRPVMRRIWKTPGRSAIDAVASFVGSYSIGLLITNRLYKEGYYNAKEATIIATGFSTVSVTFMIVVAKTLGLMEHWNLYFWLSLFVTFAVTALSVRIWPLRGKSESYYGGKGVPEPEYRERLLHHAWREALEAAAKAPSLANNILSNLRDGFVMTMAILPSIMSVGLIGLLLSKYTPLFDTLGYLYVPFTWLLQIPEPLLAAKAAAVEIAEMFLPALLVAEAPLVTKMIIGIVSVSAVLFFSASIPCILSTEIPVSIWELLVIWVERTILTLLIATPLVYLLL, encoded by the coding sequence ATGGAAAAAACCGCACCGGAAAAAGTTCATTCGCCGGAGCGTTCGTTTCGGCCTTCAGATGTCGCAAAATTGATTCTGTTCAGCGCCGTCGGTCTCTTTATGTTTTTCGTTCCGATCCCCCTGGGGGGCACCTCCTCCATTCCGCTGGATCATTTGGTCACGGGAATCCGCAATGATCTCGGACCGGCCGTTCCCTATTACGCCCTCCTCGTAATCCTGTTGGGAGCCGTCTATCCCTTTGTCCGGGGAACTTGGAAGAAGAACCGGGTAGAGCTGGTGTTCTCAATTCTCAAGGTTCTGGGACTGATCACGGCGATCATGCTCGTCTTCGATTTCGGTCCGAAATGGCTCTTTGACCCGGACCTCGGCCCCTTCCTCTTCGAAAAGCTGGTGATCCCCGTGGGGCTTCTGGTTCCCGTCGGCTCCGTCTTCCTGGCTATGTTGGTGGGCTACGGTCTTCTGGAATTCGTCGGTGTCTTCCTCCGTCCGGTGATGCGGCGCATCTGGAAAACCCCCGGCCGGTCGGCCATCGACGCCGTCGCCTCCTTCGTCGGCAGTTACTCCATCGGGCTGCTCATCACCAACCGCCTGTACAAGGAAGGCTATTACAACGCCAAGGAAGCGACCATCATCGCCACGGGCTTCTCCACCGTCTCCGTCACCTTCATGATCGTGGTCGCCAAAACCCTGGGACTGATGGAACACTGGAACCTGTATTTCTGGCTCTCCCTGTTCGTCACCTTTGCCGTCACCGCCCTGAGTGTCCGAATTTGGCCCCTCCGCGGCAAAAGCGAATCCTACTACGGAGGAAAAGGCGTGCCGGAGCCGGAATATCGGGAGCGCCTGCTGCATCACGCCTGGCGAGAAGCCCTGGAAGCGGCGGCCAAAGCCCCTTCCCTGGCCAATAACATTTTGAGCAATCTGCGGGACGGCTTCGTCATGACGATGGCCATCCTCCCTTCCATCATGTCCGTGGGACTGATCGGTCTGCTCCTGTCCAAATACACGCCGCTCTTTGACACTCTCGGGTACCTGTACGTGCCCTTCACCTGGCTGCTGCAGATTCCGGAACCGCTTCTGGCCGCCAAGGCCGCCGCGGTGGAGATCGCCGAGATGTTTTTGCCGGCACTCTTGGTCGCCGAAGCTCCCTTGGTCACCAAAATGATCATCGGCATCGTCTCCGTGTCCGCGGTGCTGTTCTTCTCCGCCTCCATCCCCTGCATCCTGTCGACGGAGATCCCCGTCTCCATCTGGGAACTGCTGGTCATCTGGGTGGAGCGGACGATCCTGACGCTCCTGATCGCCACGCCGCTGGTTTATCTGCTGCTGTAG
- the hutG gene encoding formimidoylglutamase has protein sequence MLNPPSFRWNRPDPLPAEPKVHEWIETLDPADSAPNWRDIDVTLLGVPLSRSSISASAASETPDALRRAWKYFATYNLDEGVDLSPLRVVDLGDVRQHVTDIAACHRNILEAMAAMREHHPHTLPLVMGGDHSITAMLVKGWKRAHPEERIGILQLDTHFDLRSLEDHGPTNGTPIRNLIESGTIRGEDVCNIGLHGFFNAKSLKEYADRAGVRYVTLKEARRRGVDQAVAEALDFLAGKVDTIYLTVDMDVLDTGVAPGAPASTPGGMRTEELFEAVRIAGTHPKVKAMDLVCLDPQRDVREVTVKAGVHTMLSFLTGFAQRKGL, from the coding sequence ATGCTGAATCCCCCATCCTTCCGGTGGAACCGGCCGGACCCTCTCCCGGCGGAACCGAAGGTGCACGAGTGGATCGAGACGCTGGACCCCGCTGACAGCGCGCCGAACTGGAGGGACATCGATGTCACCCTGCTGGGCGTCCCCCTTTCCCGCTCCTCCATCAGCGCGTCGGCGGCCAGCGAAACTCCCGACGCCCTGCGTCGGGCGTGGAAATACTTCGCCACCTACAACCTGGACGAGGGAGTGGACCTTTCCCCCCTGCGGGTGGTCGACCTGGGGGACGTGCGGCAACACGTGACCGACATCGCCGCCTGCCACCGCAACATTCTCGAAGCGATGGCGGCGATGCGGGAGCACCATCCCCACACCCTGCCGCTGGTGATGGGCGGCGACCACTCCATCACGGCCATGCTGGTCAAGGGGTGGAAGCGGGCGCATCCGGAGGAGCGGATCGGCATCCTGCAGCTGGACACCCACTTCGACCTGCGCAGTCTGGAGGATCACGGCCCCACCAACGGAACGCCCATCCGCAACCTGATCGAAAGCGGCACGATCCGGGGGGAAGACGTCTGCAACATCGGCCTCCACGGGTTCTTCAACGCCAAATCGCTGAAGGAGTACGCCGACCGCGCCGGTGTCCGCTACGTCACCCTCAAGGAGGCCCGCCGCAGGGGAGTGGATCAGGCCGTCGCCGAAGCCCTCGACTTTCTGGCCGGCAAGGTGGACACCATCTACCTGACCGTGGACATGGACGTTCTGGATACGGGGGTCGCTCCCGGCGCCCCGGCCTCCACTCCCGGCGGCATGCGGACGGAGGAGTTGTTTGAGGCGGTCCGCATCGCCGGAACCCACCCCAAGGTGAAGGCGATGGACCTGGTTTGTCTGGACCCTCAACGGGACGTGCGGGAAGTCACCGTCAAAGCGGGGGTCCACACGATGCTCTCCTTTCTGACCGGTTTTGCGCAGCGCAAAGGGCTGTGA
- the hutI gene encoding imidazolonepropionase, which yields MNRRPLLIRHASQLVTLKGSSDAPLTGKAMEALHIIEDGSVWIEEGIIQSVGTDREIAEKYGSRLEEARVIDATGRLVTPGLVDPHTHLVYAGSRENEFEMRLKGATYMEIMNAGGGIHATTAATQKATHEQLYEESRKRLDLFLRHGVTTVEAKSGYGLTLEHELKQLEVARELNRNHPVDVVSTFMGAHAVPVAYRERPDDFVERVIREMIPEVARRKLAEFNDVFCEKGVFTPEQSRRILEAGKEWGLLPKIHADEIEPYGGAELAAEVGAVSADHLLKASERGIRALAEKGVVAVLLPGTAFFLMAESADGRRMIDAGVPVALSTDCNPGSSPTVSMPLIMNLGCLKMGMTPAEVLTAATINAAHAIRRGREIGSIEEGKKADLVLFDVPNYMSLQYAFGVNHVHTVIKGGEVVLSNENR from the coding sequence ATGAACCGCAGACCGCTCCTGATCCGCCACGCCAGTCAACTGGTCACACTGAAAGGGAGCTCCGACGCTCCCCTGACCGGCAAGGCGATGGAGGCGCTTCACATCATCGAAGACGGAAGCGTCTGGATCGAAGAGGGAATCATCCAATCCGTCGGCACCGACCGGGAAATTGCGGAAAAGTACGGCTCCCGCCTGGAGGAGGCCCGGGTGATCGACGCCACGGGGCGTCTGGTCACCCCCGGCCTGGTGGACCCTCACACCCACCTGGTGTATGCCGGGAGCCGGGAGAACGAATTCGAGATGCGCCTGAAGGGCGCCACCTACATGGAGATCATGAACGCCGGCGGGGGCATCCACGCCACCACCGCCGCCACCCAAAAGGCGACGCACGAACAGCTCTACGAGGAAAGCCGGAAGCGCCTGGATCTGTTCCTGCGCCACGGCGTGACCACCGTCGAGGCGAAGAGCGGCTACGGCCTCACCCTGGAACACGAACTGAAACAGCTGGAAGTGGCCCGGGAGCTGAATCGGAACCATCCGGTGGATGTGGTGTCCACCTTCATGGGCGCCCACGCCGTCCCCGTCGCCTACCGGGAGAGACCCGACGACTTCGTGGAACGGGTCATCCGGGAGATGATTCCCGAAGTGGCCCGAAGAAAATTGGCCGAATTCAACGACGTCTTCTGCGAAAAGGGCGTCTTCACGCCCGAGCAGTCCCGCCGCATCCTGGAAGCGGGGAAAGAATGGGGACTTCTTCCCAAGATCCACGCCGACGAAATCGAGCCCTACGGAGGGGCCGAACTGGCGGCGGAGGTGGGAGCCGTCTCGGCGGATCACCTGCTCAAGGCATCGGAGCGGGGCATCCGCGCCCTGGCGGAAAAGGGCGTGGTGGCGGTGCTTTTGCCGGGAACCGCCTTCTTCCTGATGGCGGAGTCGGCCGACGGCCGGCGGATGATCGACGCCGGCGTCCCCGTCGCCCTTTCCACCGACTGCAACCCGGGCTCCTCTCCCACCGTCTCCATGCCGCTGATCATGAATCTGGGCTGCCTCAAGATGGGCATGACCCCTGCGGAGGTCCTCACCGCCGCCACCATCAACGCGGCCCACGCCATCCGGAGGGGGCGCGAGATCGGCAGCATCGAGGAAGGGAAAAAGGCGGACCTCGTTCTGTTTGATGTTCCCAACTACATGAGCCTGCAGTACGCCTTCGGGGTCAATCACGTCCACACGGTGATCAAAGGCGGCGAAGTGGTCCTGTCCAATGAAAACCGGTGA
- the hutU gene encoding urocanate hydratase gives MNKPQAKPRTVRAPRGTRLNAKGWIQEAALRMLMNNLDPEVAERPEDLVVYGGIGKAARNWDAFEAIVRTLKELEDDETLLIQSGKPVAVFRTHPDAPRVLIANSNLVPAWATWDHFHELDRKGLIMYGQMTAGSWIYIGSQGIVQGTYETFAECARRHFGGSLKHTLTVTAGLGGMGGAQPLAVTLNEGVIIAVEVDRSRIQRRLQTRYLDRMAESLDEAVRLAMEAKEAGKPLSIGLLGNAAEILPEMVSRGIIPDIVTDQTSAHDPLNGYIPRGMSLEEAAALRKSDPQKLIALAKESMAIHVRAMLEMQKRGAVAFDYGNNIRQVAKDEGVENAFDFPGFVPAYIRPLFCEGKGPFRWVALSGDPEDIYKTDEVILREFSDNERLCRWIRMARKKVAFQGLPARICWLGYGERARFGKIINDMVARGELKAPIVIGRDHLDSGSVASPNRETEGMKDGSDAVADWPILNALINAVGGASWVSVHHGGGVGMGYSLHAGMVIVADGTKAAEKRLERVLTTDPGMGVVRHADAGYEKAIRFAREKGIRIPMLEGGSA, from the coding sequence ATGAACAAACCCCAGGCGAAACCGAGGACCGTCCGCGCCCCGCGCGGAACCCGTCTCAATGCGAAGGGCTGGATTCAGGAGGCGGCCCTGCGCATGCTGATGAACAACCTGGACCCGGAGGTGGCGGAGCGCCCCGAGGATCTGGTGGTTTACGGCGGGATCGGAAAGGCGGCGCGCAACTGGGACGCCTTTGAAGCCATCGTCCGGACCCTGAAGGAATTGGAGGACGACGAAACCCTGCTCATCCAGTCGGGAAAGCCGGTGGCCGTCTTCCGGACCCACCCGGACGCCCCCCGGGTGCTGATCGCCAACTCCAACCTGGTGCCCGCCTGGGCCACCTGGGACCACTTCCACGAATTGGACCGGAAGGGTCTGATCATGTACGGACAGATGACCGCCGGAAGCTGGATCTACATCGGCAGCCAGGGGATCGTTCAGGGCACCTATGAAACCTTTGCCGAGTGCGCCCGGCGCCATTTCGGGGGATCCCTGAAACACACCCTCACCGTCACCGCCGGGCTGGGCGGGATGGGAGGCGCCCAACCCCTGGCGGTCACCCTGAACGAAGGGGTGATCATCGCCGTGGAGGTGGACCGCTCCCGGATCCAGCGCCGCCTGCAAACCCGCTATCTGGATCGGATGGCGGAAAGCCTGGACGAAGCGGTGCGCCTGGCCATGGAGGCGAAGGAGGCGGGGAAACCCCTTTCCATCGGGCTTTTGGGGAATGCGGCGGAGATTCTGCCGGAGATGGTTTCCCGGGGAATCATCCCGGACATCGTCACCGATCAAACCTCCGCCCACGACCCCCTGAACGGTTACATCCCCCGGGGAATGAGCCTGGAGGAGGCCGCCGCGCTCCGCAAGTCCGATCCGCAAAAGCTGATCGCCTTGGCCAAGGAGAGCATGGCGATCCATGTCCGGGCCATGCTGGAGATGCAAAAGCGGGGCGCCGTCGCCTTCGACTACGGCAACAACATCCGCCAAGTGGCCAAGGATGAAGGGGTGGAAAACGCCTTCGACTTCCCCGGCTTCGTCCCTGCCTACATCCGCCCCCTGTTCTGCGAAGGAAAGGGGCCGTTCCGGTGGGTGGCCCTCTCCGGCGACCCCGAGGACATTTACAAGACGGACGAGGTGATCCTGCGGGAGTTCAGCGACAACGAGCGGTTGTGCCGCTGGATCCGGATGGCCCGGAAGAAAGTGGCCTTCCAGGGACTTCCGGCCCGGATTTGCTGGCTGGGATACGGAGAGCGGGCCCGCTTCGGGAAAATCATCAATGACATGGTGGCCCGCGGGGAATTGAAAGCCCCCATCGTGATCGGCCGGGACCACTTGGATTCCGGATCCGTCGCCTCCCCCAACCGGGAGACGGAAGGGATGAAGGACGGAAGCGACGCCGTCGCCGACTGGCCGATCCTCAACGCCCTGATCAATGCCGTCGGCGGCGCCAGCTGGGTCTCCGTCCACCACGGCGGCGGCGTGGGGATGGGGTACTCCCTCCACGCCGGCATGGTGATCGTCGCCGACGGCACCAAAGCGGCGGAGAAGCGCCTGGAACGGGTGCTCACCACCGACCCGGGAATGGGCGTTGTCCGCCATGCCGACGCGGGATACGAAAAGGCCATCCGATTCGCCCGGGAGAAGGGCATCCGCATCCCGATGCTGGAAGGGGGATCCGCATGA